The genomic interval TTTAGCAGGGTCTAGTTTACTGAGAATGGGAAACTCCTGGAGTTGATCATGAGGATTCTCAGAAAatcattcaaactaaactaatttAGCAAAATTCATTAGAACTAGATATTAATTACCTTCAAAAGCTCAATGCTCACAGGATTAACCCCAGCTAAACACTGGCGAGCGAACTCGTTATCTCGCAACCATGAAAATCTGTCTCCTGAAGAAAGAAAgttaaagtggtcatatatggTCTTAAGATCACTTGACAAGCATTACATTAGGAAGTACGGAAGATTATTACTTACTTCTAATAACAGCAGGGACATCATATTTGAACAACCTTTCTTGAACACTCATGACCTGTTTCATGAACTTTCCCATAACTGGAAACGTGAAACTGACTTCATTTTGGTCCTCATCTTTCAAGAAGAATCCATCGTTGTATAGCTTATCAATATCAGTAAAACAGTTGAAAGAGATATCTGAACTAGAAAGTGATGCAGCTATAGATGGTATAAGATTATGAAGCAAAGCTTTTAATCTTCCAGCTGAGAAAGTGTTCTGCTTAATCTCTTCAAATGTTTCATCTCTTGGTACATAAACTGGATGAGGCTTCTCGATTCGAGTCTCGGATAGAGGATCTGTTCGAATCCAATTACAATCACAAACCACCAAGATTAAGAagttaatcttatttatactaaAGAAAATACAATGTAAATACCTGATTTGCTAGGAGGCCTGCCTGTTCTACACCTCCTGGGATATGGTCTCTTCTCCCCACCAATGACTGGCCGAGCAAGATCTTTGTTTTCAGGCTTACCCAAATCATTGTAAACATCATAGTCATAAATCCTATCATGGAGCTTTCTCTGGCCTTTCCCATTGCCTCTAATGCTCAGCAAGTCTTCACGTCTGAGGTCCTTAAGCCCTGCTGGTGTTTGTGAAGGTAAGTAGGCCTGTTGTTCACCAAGATTGTCATTATTACGAGCCCAAAAAAATCATACTTATCTATACATCAAGAAACTAAAGCAAAGaaagtttgaatttttatttatttttttacttgatTTTTGAAGATGATTCTACTCTCTGGATTATCATTCCGTGAATGGATCCAAGTATTGGCAAGAAAGAATATGGGGCCTCCATCAAAACCACGAATAACAATCTCTAacaaataaaactcttttccaTGAAGATTGGTAACAAGAACAGCACCAGGGCAACCAAAATCTTTTGGGACAATGAAGTTTGCTGCAAATTCAACTATGTGAAGATGATTCGTTGGCTTAGGTAACCACCCTCTTACACTAGACTGTATACTCTTCCCTGAATTAGtcactggaaaaaaaaaacacaaaaaaaaaaaaagtcaaaaaaaagTCACAATAATGATgtaaaaatttaatctttattttttttttaacctggGTCAACTTCTTCACTAATGAGTTGAATCTGGATCCCTTGACCAATCCCATTAACGAAAAACTCCCATTGATCCTCCATTTTTTCAGCGAGCTTCTCCTTCATCTTCTTCCTGATAGTCATCACTGCTCTAACTTCAATTCCTTTAGatggcttcttcttcttcagagAACCGTTGGAATTATCTTCACTCTGATGAGCCGGAACAGAGCTATTACTACTCACAGTCTCTGTTTTGTTGTCCCCACTACTGATCGCAGCCCGAACCGACCCACGTCGCCTGAGTTTCGACCCAGAAACCGCCACGCGGGTCTTTCTTCTAAGGTCTCCATCTTTCCCGGCGGTGGCGGTGGAGATCGAGCTGAAACTCCGGTCGCCGGAGATGTTGGGGTTGTTGTTGAGAGGTGTAGTAGTGGGTTTCAATGATAACATGTCGAGCAGCAGAAAGTGGAGTTTTGAGAAGAAAATGAGTTGATCAACGTGAAAGTACCATACAAGAGTCAAAACGACGACGTTTGTGGTTGAGGGTGTCGGAGAATATGGCTGTCTGTCTCTGAGGTAAGAGAGATGACTATATGTTGTAGTTGGGATCTTATGACAGTGGTGGTGCCTTTTATTAAAGTTCTCGAATAGCACGTGTAAATCACGTTGTATTGGgtcaactgttttttttttctaacaaataaaaacaaaaacgacaattgtttatttgtccattttttttttttagtaatttatgttataaatagttgtgtttaattttttattataaataaatatttaaggttAATTTTTAGAGATAATAGTATTaagttataattataaaatttttgtaGGTATTTAGTTGTTaaagtgttaagtaaattgccacTTAGTAATATCTACTTCGtccaaattattaaatttttacttttaaaaaaaattaatataccaataaaaaatgaGGCGTGGAAAATGACTGGTtatgtacttttaaaaatataacttatatattattatcgtaaaaaattaaacttaagtatttatttataattaagagttaaatttaaatatttatgttgtaaattattaattttttattgaattttttataTAGCAATGTTTCTTATCTTTACaacattaattattttaaaaattctcttttgtaagaaaaattccaaaaaatTCATATGGCTAAAAATGAGTTTAAAGTTTTTCCAACATGCATACAAAAATTAGagtattaaaaattttgttgTTGAGACTATAAActatttaaaattctttaagagcttcataattataattaaggttgttatggtaaaaattaaaaaaatatatatatatattttgtatagatttgtttttttttgttggagtaatcgataaaaattaaaataataaaagtaacaaGGTTACACAGTAGATAAGGCATTTCTTCCATCTAAGAAAGTTCATTGTCTATCCTAAGGATATGCTTAGCCAATCTATGATGAGAGATATGCCCTAGAAAAACTAGACAATAAGACTTTAATATCAGAAAAGATAACCCCCCATtcattcaaaatatatatatattttgtatagattttttttttttttgaaatcagtATAGATTTGTTTTAAGAAAGAGGTATTGGTCAAAAttaataaaggaaaaatatcattttaatccctacttaattattttattattatattttaaattttttttagtaataataTGACAAGTCTTATCTTgcatttttttaacaatttgcaattaattttattagaataattagtatttttgtcacTTGAATTTTCCACACTACTTAATTTTGTTCTAAAAAAtatacgacttgttaaaaaattttctttaaaatataatagttACATATTATGCCCCTTCTATTACGTTATATTTCTTTTACTgttaaaaattaacatttttaCCCATTGAATTTTGATTCATATAAAATTTTGCActtttttattaagaaaaaggtaaataccattttgaatACTGTGTTTTGctaaagttaccaattagaccctctattttgttaaatggaccttgtatttttttaaaattgtacaaatagaacagtgaactgattttttgttaaaataaaacttaataatgaTCTGATCTAGAGATGCTATAACAAAACTGATTATATTTcctgtatctgttcgtgttagaaattatcttaaagttggttatattaaaaataaatttttttaaaaaaaatgagcgcatggtcatatttttttttatagtgttggaactatttttttttcacaacaCAATTATAACTGTTAATGGGGTGTTCACaaatcatccgatccaatccaatctgcacgatccaatccaatcaaatctgcaaaatgcggatatccgcacttgtgcggattggattggattgaaaaatctaaaatacttgtgcggattggatgttgtttgacctcaaaaagtaaccgatccaatccaatccgcacttaattatatatattttaaaaaaataataatatataatatatattaattaaaaaaaagacataaacttctaattttttaatcctttttagtaatatattgagttggtgcattttatttatttcattataaaaaacacaagaaaaataattcttattcacatagacacatacatataaatttaaatatatatatactaacttatttattttagtaatagatacatatatatatatattttagtataaatctaAAAATAAGTACATATCTATTCTACTAGAAGagagttacgtggcgagccacataaatattaattttattttaagttctaggggtttttgtttaagaatttagtgactaactgtaaattatgttataaacgatatgttttataaaactaattgttAAGAATGTCATAATTATTTTAGGTTATTCAAATGTTTTAGGTTATaaacgattttttttatatagagtttaaattttatattgatgattgttatttaaggtgggtattggtgtagttttttttaatttaaaaaaagattgtttaattttttggtttaattattgggtttaaacgtttaaaaaaaatattgtttaattttttgggtttaaaaaaaaaaatcgtgtaaGCCTAATCTGTTAAGCTAATCGtgtaacaatattaatatttgttaattttttatttatttgttaacgtttaactaataaaaaaaatatcaaacatTGGAGATATACGGTTAgttatgttagagagatatgtggctaggattattttttttaatttaaaaaaagattgtttaatgttttggatttaattatttggtttaaacgtttaaaaaaagattgttattttttttaatttaaaaaaaagattgtttaattttttggatttaattatttggtttaaacgtttaaaaaaagattgtttaattttttgggtttaattatttatatattttttaaagttaacgggagatcaaacctatcgttaaatttaatagaatattcttttatttttaaagtatattctgttaaaccaagaaatgtcgttagataggcacttttaatatataaagatataaagtgtgcctatataactgaattcttggtttatgagaaattaatgggtgactttttatttatatttaataaaataataaaatattatttatatataataaaataataaaataaaaataaaacaaattccatttaaattgatatttgatatttgaactaatattatttatatatatacaatattatatattgttctcatgtgatattatttaaaccataaattttcACACTCCCTTCAATTTCAAAAGATTAATAAAGATTAAAAGCTATAAATTCAGTGTTattaatataaatgtgatacctacatatatatatatataactgaaCTCATTTCTGGGTGTTACTTCtttcacttttaatatatacatataaagttaaaagaTATATAATAAGTTCATTCAATTATAACGTTACGTAACATATCTCTCTTTATGTACCGCACAAAATAAAACTtaccataaaaaaaatgaaaggtcACAATATTtatgaatgattttttttataagcctaaattttctctattactaTCCTATTTTATATTCTTGTACGTATATCtctcattttttctaattttttttattaaattaattatttaagtaaataaaattccataataaaaatctaattcctaaattttctctattactatcttattttgaatttaattaaaaccaacaaAATATAGGTACGTAATCTTGTACGTATATctctcattttaattttttattcttttttattaaagttaattattttaaataaataaaaatccataataaaaatctaattccCAAATTTTCTCTATGACTatcctattttgaatttaattaaaaccaacaaaatatatatacctaatctTGTACGTATATCtctcattttttctaatttttttttattaaagttaattattttaaataaataaaaattcataataaaaatctaatttctaaattttctctattactatactattttgaatttaattaacaacaataaaatatatgtacgtatatttttcattttttttaatataaattttctatatacatatatatttatacaaaaaaaaatagtagtgaagagatccaaaaaatttcacataagcttcaaacacactctaaaaaaagtatcatttataattctttgtgtaactaatttatttgtttatttggatgattttagtctatatatctcaaattatactttttaatttttataattcggttatagcaagtaagaatatttgggttgatgtaatcataacagtatatatatagctttagttgagcatgaattgtccatttgattttgttttaagtttagattttacaattgtatttgaatacttagctatatatatgtggatcttgagtttatcgggttaatttgttgaaaatatatgtttactgatttgctcaaaacaaatatacataaacacatatattatgTTGAGTCTATCATGGAGTGCTATGAGATTGATGAGAGGCTTCAAGAGAAGAATGAGATTACGATGGCTGCAGttcaagtttcaaaaaaaaaaaagtcagaaGTGGCAACTTGCATTGTGAAGAAAGCTGGAAGCCCAACTGAGAAGAAAGTTGGCCCAAATCTAAATATAAGGTTATGATGTTATAGATGATATTAAGATAAATTTGGACAGCATtgctttgttataatattatttggaagctatcatatttcttgttttttatattatttctttCATATGTCCAGTTATATGCCTGCTACCctattctttataattttattattaccaGCTCGAGTTAAGTATCCATAGTAAGTGTgtagcattattattttttaaatatatttcaagctaatctccattctcctcttctctttctgcaaattttaaatttgacttttcactattgattttcaaataaccccacacactaattaaaattagtttttaaaccattttaaattatatgattatttattgaatctttctcaattaaattataaagcacctaacataaaactaagtatacgtgccttgcacgtaactttcttctagtatattgatatatatgtatattggtttgatttgtatataaatagagatggaaatagattattattggagttTAAGAAACAAtactctttttttaattttttttctatgaaatattaaataatttattattaaaaaaataaccgatctaaaataaccgatccaatccgcactattgcggattggattggattggatttaaactcttatgcggattggatccaaaatatgaaagccacacttagtgcggattggatgttgtttgactaaAAAAGTACGGATTGAAtctgatgaacacccctaactgTTATTCAAGCACAATTGTACCAATATGCCCTTTAGTGCCTTTGAGAACCATAAAATTAACACGTGAATATCACACGTGGGTTGCCATTCAGAATTGTCAGAAGATCTCATCCCCATGTTTTCATTTTGACATTTTCGATCTTCCAAGATTGCTAAATGCATtgtttttctttccttcttaaTTTAGTGCattctttttttattactaaatatttataataaattttaaatgcaAACTATTTAAATAATACTCACATTAGGGGTGAGTATCCTATTCAAtccaactttttttttcctcATCCAATTCAGTCTAATTAGTAATTGAATTGTAAAAATTATCATTCGATCCAATTAAattcaattactaattggattagatcgattttttaatttgatatccaattacaaacttaaactttaatattaatataaaaatatgaagaaaaatacgtaaaaattaaatatcaccttttatttaaatttaatactcCATAAACATATCATCATTATAATATAATGCaactaaaaattttaaataattaaatcaacaacatttttaagtaataaaataaaacaaaacatcaTGAGTTTAAATATACAAAACAAACAACTGTTACAACtttaacacaaaaataaaatctaataaaaatataattaatatatattatatttttttattatataaataaatataaataattttttaatttatataaatgtaattagattggatcgatttttaattagattttgagattgacatccaataaccgatccaatccaattagaatctAATTTTTAGaatccaattgtaattggatatctaattttttgtaattagattggattggatcggttgaaTTCAATTGGATTAGTTTAGATATTGCCCACCCCTACTCACATGTTTAACCTGTacacaataaacaaaaaagaataaccatttcaaataataataataataataataaatcctCTAAATTAGGTTTTGTTTGgtagaataaaattaaaatggtaATATAGTAGAATGaagttaataataaaatagtaattatatgtgccataaaatataaaatatgtattataATACTACATTCAATAAGGTGAGAATACTCTTTTAAAGTGTGAGTTATGTCTTAATTAGATGTAATTGATGGATTAAGAAAAAACTTCAGTAGTATTTATTTTGTATGCACATATTATTACCCATAGCACAATATTTGGattattctaaaataaataaatatttgattagaaatattttgtttttttttttgaagaaaagcgtACTTATATTAGATTAGGAAATGTTAGACCTCCCGGTCATTACAACATATAAATTCAGGCAAAGAGGAAATCGGCACAGAGCCAAACCTCTGATTGGAAAAAGCCCAgttagccacattatgggccatAAAATTACACTGTCTACGAACGAAATGAAAATTACAACCAATAAAAGAGGTGGAGGTGGTTTTACAAAATGAGGCGTAGTTATTAATCTCCCAACGGGACTCCTTCCCATTAAGGACGTCAATCACCACCCTCGAATCACTCTCCACTATAAGGTACTGAATACCGCGAGCTTTAGCCTCCTCTAAGGCCAAACAGCAGGCCGCCGCTTCTCCACAGAGAGCACTAGAAAAATCCAGTCTTTTTGTAGATACCCAGATCACCTTGCCGACGTGATCCCTTGCAACCACTGCAGCGCACATGCTATCCATCCCCACCCTAACGTCACAGTTGAGCTTCAACCAATCCTGTGGGGGTGGACTCCAAGATTCCGTCAAGCATCGGGTTGGACAAGGGAGCAAGTAAGCATgatgatctgcaaaagaaaaacGAACAGCATCAATACATTTAAAGATATCTACCGGACTATTATTATGTACCTTTTCATTTCTTGTCCGCCAGATGGTGTCAACGGTGAGTGAAGcgtataaaaaaatttcttgtTCATTAATGCCTTTGTTTTTGAGCTCCCATAAGAACTTAACCCAGTCCCACATTCTTATACCCGTATCACAGATGGGGAATATACCCCAAGGAGAAGATCGCCATAGGTGAAAGGCAACATTACAAGAGAGAAATAAATGCTCCAAAGTTTCACTTTCTGCTCCGCACAGGGGGCAGCTCTCGTCCTCAACAGGGAACCTTCTACCTAACACTGAACGAACTGGAAGAGCCTTAGACAGAATGCACCACCAAAGGACTTTGAGTCTCTCAGGGATTTTACTATTCCAAAGCCTGTTCCACAAGGAGGGAGCAACTTCTGGAAGGATAGAATTATCCATGATTTGGGCCAAATAGGCAGATTTGCAGGAGAACCTACCATTATTTTCCAAGGTCCAGACCCAGCTATCCTTACCCCGGCCAGTAGGAACTCCTTCACTGAGGATAGCAGAGATCGTTTCTCGATTAAACAACTGGTGGAGCAGCTGGAAGTTCCATCCACCATTTTGTAACAAGAGCTCGGCTACCTTAGTCTCTCTAATCATGTTCCGCCCACTTGGTTGGGGGGTGAATCCCTTTAGATGCGCAATCCAAGGATCCAACCAAATGTTTGTATCCTGGCCATCACCCACACGTTTACAAGCCCCCTTACGAATAACGTCTCTTGACTTAGTAACATTCTTCCAGAACCAGGAGTCCGAGGCTTTCGGAGCACAATCTAGGAAGGACTTTCCTTTAAGATATTTGGCCTCAAGGATACGGCAACATAAAGACTGGTTCCCAGTCAGAAGATGCCACCCCCACTTAGCGAGGAAAGCTTGGTTCATTTGTTTGGATTTACGGAAGCCCAGACCCCCTAGAGACTTGGGGAGACAGAGTTTGTCCCAAGCTTTAAGGTGAATTCCTCTATTACCCTTTTCAGAACCCCACCAGAAATCACGCACCATTCCGTCAATCTTCCTGGCCAGTCGATTAGAAAGTTTGGTAGTTTGCATAGCATACAAAGGAAGAGCTAAACCCACCGACTTGATAAGAGTTGCACGCCCCGCTTTAGAAAGAGTTTTGGCTTTCCAACCATGCAGTTTGGTGGTCAGGTTATCCTGAATAAAGTTAAAATCTGCATCCTTATGTTTAGCTCTGAATAGGGGAAGCCCTAAATAATTAACATTACCCTCTGGCGAACTTAACCCCAACAATTCCCTTATCCTCTGTTTCATATTACTTGGAGTATTCTTACTAAAGAAGATAGAGGATTTCAATTTATTCACTTTTTATCCCGACCAAGAGCAGAATTTCTCCAGACAGTCCCAGAACCCCTTGGCCTCCTCCACATTGGCTTTTCCAACTAGAATGAGATCATCAGCAAAAAAAATGTGAGAAAGGATAGGGCCCCCCCTACTCAGCCTGATCCCCTTAATAATCCCCAAATTTTGGGCGTTTTCCAGAATCCTAGATAGAATTTCGGCCGCCCAGATAAAGAGATAGGGAGATAAGGGGTCACCTTGCCTGAGGCCGCATGAGGGGGTAATCTTGCCAACAGGGCCCCCATTAAGACAAATGTTGAGAGAGGTAGTAGTAATGCACTGGGAGACCCAATGTCGAAACTCAAGGGGAACGTTAAAACATGATAAGACATGATCTATGAATCCCCAACTCAATCTATCATACGCCTTCATTAGGTCAATCTTTATGGCAAAAAAACCCTCTCTGCCTCTCTTCCTATTGAAGGAATGGATAATTTCCTGAGCTATCACGTTATTATCCTGAATATTCCTTCCAGGAACGAAAGCAGCTTGGGTGGGGCAGATAAGCTTAGGTAAAAGTGGTTTGATCCGATTGGCAATGATCTTGGAGATAACCTTATACACCACATTACAAAGAGATATAGGGCGAAAG from Cannabis sativa cultivar Pink pepper isolate KNU-18-1 chromosome 4, ASM2916894v1, whole genome shotgun sequence carries:
- the LOC115712696 gene encoding lipoxygenase 6, chloroplastic isoform X1; translation: MLSLKPTTTPLNNNPNISGDRSFSSISTATAGKDGDLRRKTRVAVSGSKLRRRGSVRAAISSGDNKTETVSSNSSVPAHQSEDNSNGSLKKKKPSKGIEVRAVMTIRKKMKEKLAEKMEDQWEFFVNGIGQGIQIQLISEEVDPVTNSGKSIQSSVRGWLPKPTNHLHIVEFAANFIVPKDFGCPGAVLVTNLHGKEFYLLEIVIRGFDGGPIFFLANTWIHSRNDNPESRIIFKNQAYLPSQTPAGLKDLRREDLLSIRGNGKGQRKLHDRIYDYDVYNDLGKPENKDLARPVIGGEKRPYPRRCRTGRPPSKSDPLSETRIEKPHPVYVPRDETFEEIKQNTFSAGRLKALLHNLIPSIAASLSSSDISFNCFTDIDKLYNDGFFLKDEDQNEVSFTFPVMGKFMKQVMSVQERLFKYDVPAVIRRDRFSWLRDNEFARQCLAGVNPVSIELLKEFPILSKLDPAKFGAPESAITKELLEQELGGMSVEKAIEDKKLFILDYHDMLLPFIERMNSLPGRKAYASRTVFFYTKSGVLKPLVIELSLPPSSSSLESNKTVYTHGHDATTHWIWKLAKAHVCSNDAGVHQLVNHWLRTHACMEPYIIATHRQLSSMHPVYVLLHPHMRYTLEINALARQSLINGGGIIEASFSPGKYAMELSSAAYESQWRFDMEALPADLLRRGMAVEDPSMPCGVKLVIEDYPYAADGLLVWSAIKEWVESYVEHHYVEPNSVRTDVELQAWWDEIKNKGHYDKRNEPWWPKLETKQDLSGVLTTIIWIASGQHAAINFGQYPFGGYVPNRPTLLRKLIPHEDDTDYEKFMLNPQRTFLSSLPTQLQATKVMAVQDTLSTHSADEEYLGQVNPLHTHWTNDQIILKIFSKYSAQLEEIDKIINKRNKDNRLKNRSGAGVPPYELLLPTSGPGVTGRGIPNSISI
- the LOC115712696 gene encoding lipoxygenase 6, chloroplastic isoform X2, with the translated sequence MLSLKPTTTPLNNNPNISGDRSFSSISTATAGKDGDLRRKTRVAVSGSKLRRRGSVRAAISSGDNKTETVSSNSSVPAHQSEDNSNGSLKKKKPSKGIEVRAVMTIRKKMKEKLAEKMEDQWEFFVNGIGQGIQIQLISEEVDPVTNSGKSIQSSVRGWLPKPTNHLHIVEFAANFIVPKDFGCPGAVLVTNLHGKEFYLLEIVIRGFDGGPIFFLANTWIHSRNDNPESRIIFKNQAYLPSQTPAGLKDLRREDLLSIRGNGKGQRKLHDRIYDYDVYNDLGKPENKDLARPVIGGEKRPYPRRCRTGRPPSKSDPLSETRIEKPHPVYVPRDETFEEIKQNTFSAGRLKALLHNLIPSIAASLSSSDISFNCFTDIDKLYNDGFFLKDEDQNEVSFTFPVMGKFMKQVMSVQERLFKYDVPAVIRRDRFSWLRDNEFARQCLAGVNPVSIELLKAIEDKKLFILDYHDMLLPFIERMNSLPGRKAYASRTVFFYTKSGVLKPLVIELSLPPSSSSLESNKTVYTHGHDATTHWIWKLAKAHVCSNDAGVHQLVNHWLRTHACMEPYIIATHRQLSSMHPVYVLLHPHMRYTLEINALARQSLINGGGIIEASFSPGKYAMELSSAAYESQWRFDMEALPADLLRRGMAVEDPSMPCGVKLVIEDYPYAADGLLVWSAIKEWVESYVEHHYVEPNSVRTDVELQAWWDEIKNKGHYDKRNEPWWPKLETKQDLSGVLTTIIWIASGQHAAINFGQYPFGGYVPNRPTLLRKLIPHEDDTDYEKFMLNPQRTFLSSLPTQLQATKVMAVQDTLSTHSADEEYLGQVNPLHTHWTNDQIILKIFSKYSAQLEEIDKIINKRNKDNRLKNRSGAGVPPYELLLPTSGPGVTGRGIPNSISI